From the Bacteroidia bacterium genome, the window ATTTCACCAGTGAAACAGAAGTATGGTTTCACAACTCTGATAAAAGCACTGCAAAATACAAAGTGTACAATCAGTTTACAATAAAGGTGCAGTTTGCCAGGGTGAGTGATAAACCTGAATTGGTGCTTTCTTATGATGGCACTACCAAAGTATTTGCAAAGCCTGTTTCTGAGATTTACAACTTCAATACGAACCTATACAATTGGATTGTTTGCAACGGTGTCATCTACAAATGGAAATACAGACCGGCAGAAGTAATCAACCAGCCACAGAATTGTTATCCAATTCTGAGTAATGAACTCAAACCACATTTGGAAATAGCTTTTGATGTGCCGGACTTAAAAAACCGTTATCCGAAGTACCTCGGTTTTCTACAAGATTTTTACAACAAGTATTTAAACAAGGATGCTTTCCGCAGCATCATACCCATAACGGATGAAGGTTTTTATAAACCCAAAGCCGACCAGTTCAGGGTGATTAATTCAACATCCAACGATTTGTTGTATGCTGGCGGCAAAACAGGCAAAGAGCCAAAGAAAGACTTTAAATCCAAAGGCCCTTATCAGTTACCAAAAAAGCCAAGCAACTTTAAATTCTTCTTCATTTACCAGGCTGCTGATAAGGCAACCGCTGTTACTGAATTATACCGCTACCTGCATACTGGCTATAAAGATGATCGGTTCCCTTTCCCAAAAATGCAGGATTACATCAAAGTTCCATTTGAGTTAGATATTTCAAAGAATGTTGAATTTGATACAGTAGAAAACGCAGTAGCTACAATTAAGAATGCAGTTAAAAATGCAGAGTGGCTTCCTGATACACAGTACATGGCTTTATTTGTTAACCCTGTACCCAAGTTGGAAAAGGATGAATCAAGAAAGAACATCTACTACAAAATCAAAGAAATCTTATTGTATGAAGGTGTGCTTTCGCAGGTAATTAAAAGCGAACACCTGTATAAGAACGGAAAGCCCAATTCATTTTTCAATACCTTTTTACCACACATCGAAATTGCCATGCTGGCAAAATTGGGCGGTGTACCCTGGCGGTTGAACCGGCCAACCAATAATGAATTGATTGTGGGTGTAGGAGCATTTTATTCTGTTACCAGCAAATCAAGATTTGTAGGTTCAGCTTTCTGTTTCAATAACGAAGGTATTTTCAAAGGCTTTGACTGTTTTAAAGGACATGATACCATAAGTCTTGCAGGTTCTATCAGGGAGGCAGTGGCTAAGTTCATTGCAGTCAATTACACCGCTTCGAGGCTCATTATTCATTTCTATAAAGACATTGGTAAAAAGGAATTAGAACCAATCCTGAAGACATTACATACACTGGGCTTGAACATCCCTGTAATTGTTGTAACCATCAATAAAACGGAAAGCAAAGAACTCATAGGGTTTGATTTAAAGGATAGTGAAAACCTGATGCCGTATAGTGGCACAATACTGAAAGTGGGCAAATCGGAATACCTGTTATTCAACAACACCCGTTACGATGCAGCAGCAAAACCGGCACAGAAAGAATATCATTTTCCGGTTAAGATTGCCCTGTCATGCACAGTTGAAGGCATGTTGGATGATATGAATTTGGTGGAGCAATTAATAGATCAGGTTTACCAGTTCAGCAGAATGTATTGGAAAAGCACCAATCAACAGAGCTTACCGGTTACCATAAAATACCCTGAAATGGTGGCAGAAATCTACCCCTACTTTCAGCATGAAAAACTATCACCCTTCGGGCAGGAAAGCCTTTGGTTTTTATAAAACAGTAATAGAATGAAAATGAGCAGAACAAAAAATACCCAGCATTTCAATAATATTTTCATCAATGCAGATACAGTGCACAGGTGTGTATTTACTTTGCTCCATAATCTTAAAAACGTAATTATATGGACTCATTAAACGACTTCTTAATTCAAAAACCAAGACCACTCCCTGTTATTGTTGCAGTAGACAGAAGTGGCAGTATGGGAACAAATGGTAAAATAGATGCCTTAAACATCGCACTAAAAGATTTTATTAATTCAATAAAGGACGAAGACAGCAACAAGGCAGAAATACACATTTCTTTATTCAGCTTCGGGGGTGAAAGTGCAACTTGTGATATCCCGTTAACACCAATTAGCCAAGTAAACACACCGGCTTACCAGGCACAAGGCAGGACCCCTATGGGTGGTGCGTTTACAATGTTAAAAGAACTAATAGAAGACAAAGTACAAATACCATCAAGATCTTATAAACCTACAATAGTTTTATTGACTGATGGAATTCCGACTGATGATTTTCTTTCTCCAATGAATGACCTTATTAATGATGGTCGGTCTTCAAAAGCCTTCCGTATTGCTATGGCAATTGGTGATGACGCAGACCATAATATGCTATCAAAATTTGTAAGCTCACCTGAATATTTGGTTTTGGGTGAAAGTGCAAGAGATATAAGGAAGTTTTTCAGGTTCGTAACAATGTCTGTTACCCAGCGAATGAAAAGTCAAACACCGGATATGCAGCAAATTCCACAAATGCCTGATGACGAAACTCTTGATTTCTAATGGAGTTGAAAACTACAATCATACAAGCAAGTATCCGTGGCGATAAACATG encodes:
- a CDS encoding Piwi domain-containing protein encodes the protein MQQELLLNIIPFNPPAGKQTFAFYKQKQEGYFPVFKDDLQGLLDDKFTPLELLELQKLYTDFQPAKDDAIELDIDLSVSTRFANHYYRYLIRNYFEGIADIMHENFTSETEVWFHNSDKSTAKYKVYNQFTIKVQFARVSDKPELVLSYDGTTKVFAKPVSEIYNFNTNLYNWIVCNGVIYKWKYRPAEVINQPQNCYPILSNELKPHLEIAFDVPDLKNRYPKYLGFLQDFYNKYLNKDAFRSIIPITDEGFYKPKADQFRVINSTSNDLLYAGGKTGKEPKKDFKSKGPYQLPKKPSNFKFFFIYQAADKATAVTELYRYLHTGYKDDRFPFPKMQDYIKVPFELDISKNVEFDTVENAVATIKNAVKNAEWLPDTQYMALFVNPVPKLEKDESRKNIYYKIKEILLYEGVLSQVIKSEHLYKNGKPNSFFNTFLPHIEIAMLAKLGGVPWRLNRPTNNELIVGVGAFYSVTSKSRFVGSAFCFNNEGIFKGFDCFKGHDTISLAGSIREAVAKFIAVNYTASRLIIHFYKDIGKKELEPILKTLHTLGLNIPVIVVTINKTESKELIGFDLKDSENLMPYSGTILKVGKSEYLLFNNTRYDAAAKPAQKEYHFPVKIALSCTVEGMLDDMNLVEQLIDQVYQFSRMYWKSTNQQSLPVTIKYPEMVAEIYPYFQHEKLSPFGQESLWFL
- a CDS encoding VWA domain-containing protein; amino-acid sequence: MDSLNDFLIQKPRPLPVIVAVDRSGSMGTNGKIDALNIALKDFINSIKDEDSNKAEIHISLFSFGGESATCDIPLTPISQVNTPAYQAQGRTPMGGAFTMLKELIEDKVQIPSRSYKPTIVLLTDGIPTDDFLSPMNDLINDGRSSKAFRIAMAIGDDADHNMLSKFVSSPEYLVLGESARDIRKFFRFVTMSVTQRMKSQTPDMQQIPQMPDDETLDF